The following proteins are encoded in a genomic region of Cryptomeria japonica chromosome 11, Sugi_1.0, whole genome shotgun sequence:
- the LOC131045606 gene encoding probable F-box protein At2g36090 produces MDKMFLNSDLITEILGRVDGITLANAGCASSHFRSIARQENIWEEACYSMWPSTKNPYIKQLISSSLGGFRNFYASCFPFIAYDETSESNPRCNWLKTLGDANPSDFVFLVDVQYKNKLIYSQVLWGIPATEDFEGWFSNCPFRIDLIEFDEDHTSLDELTTIVPDKPRKGSEFWMHLMENIKLSWILINKITGKAANLSSWSPLVGQRHWPSDKDSVICFGSIIPAYSILPCKAVQCKFVMKFRASQSDHTNLKITELSMQMEDIMGDHVNGRNSLLILERALYCRRSKRQKKVLESCEKYLRERSTLKEAKMRKECHLDILFTLTGIVAYASVCYFIF; encoded by the coding sequence ATGGACAAGATGTTTTTGAACAGTGATCTCATAACAGAAATCTTAGGCCGTGTGGATGGCATAACACTTGCAAATGCAGGATGTGCATCTTCACACTTTAGATCTATTGCAAGGCAGGAGAATATATGGGAAGAGGCATGCTACTCTATGTGGCCTTCCACAAAGAACCCTTATATTAAACAACTCATCTCTTCTTCATTGGGTGGCTTCAGAAATTTCTATGCAAGCTGCTTTCCCTTCATTGCTTATGATGAGACTTCTGAGTCAAATCCAAGGTGCAATTGGTTGAAGACTCTGGGTGATGCTAATCCCTCTGATTTTGTCTTTCTTGTGGATGTGCAATACAAGAATAAGCTCATATATTCTCAAGTTTTGTGGGGTATCCCTGCTACAGAGGATTTTGAGGGGTGGTTCAGTAACTGCCCTTTCAGGATTGATCTCATTGAGTTTGATGAGGATCACACCAGTTTAGATGAGTTGACAACAATTGTGCCTGACAAGCCTAGGAAAGGCAGTGAGTTTTGGATGCACTTGATGGAGAATATTAAGTTAAGCTGGATTTTGATAAACAAGATAACAGGGAAAGCTGCTAATCTTTCAAGCTGGAGTCCCTTGGTTGGACAAAGGCATTGGCCCTCTGATAAGGACTCTGTAATATGCTTTGGCTCCATAATACCTGCTTACAGCATCTTGCCTTGCAAAGCTGTGCAGTGTAAGTTTGTGATGAAGTTCAGAGCATCACAAAGTGATCATACCAACTTGAAGATCACAGAACTGAGCATGCAGATGGAAGATATTATGGGAGATCATGTTAATGGGAGAAACAGCCTGCTTATTCTAGAAAGAGCTCTGTATTGCAGGAGGAGTAAGAGGCAGAAGAAGGTTTTGGAATCCTGTGAAAAATACTTGAGAGAACGGAGCACGTTGAAGGAAGCAAAGATGAGGAAGGAATGCCATCTGGACATTCTTTTTACTCTAACCGGTATTGTTGCATATGCTTCAGTTTGTTACTTCATTTTCTGA